CGGGCCGGTTGGCCATTTCCACCTCGCATGGCCTGTCGGACCAGGAAAAACGGCGCGGCGTCTACCGCCTGGACGAGGGCGTCACCGGCGCCATCTTCCGGGCGGCCAAGCCATTCCTGGTTCCGGACATCTCCCGGGAGCCCCTGTTCCTGGATAAAACAGGCACGCGGCGCGTCAGCCATGATCGGCTGTCCTTTGTCGGCGTGCCCATCCTCCACCACGGCAGCCCCATTGGCGTGCTCAGCGTCGACCGCCTGTTTTCCAGCCAGGCCCAGCTCGACGCCGACGCGGATTTTTTGAGCGTCGTGGCCACGCTGATATCGCGGTTCCTGAGTCTGAACGAAAAGGTCAAAGATCGGGAAGCAGCCCTGAAGCAGGAAAATACCACCCTCAAGTACCAGATAGCCCGCGAGAACCATGGGCCATACATCGTGGGCAAAAGCCAGGCCATGCGGGAGGTGGAACAACACGTGGCCAAGGTGGCCCCGACCAAGGCCACGGTCTTGCTCCTGGGCGAGTCGGGCACGGGCAAAACCCTCATTGGCCGGATCATCCACGAGCTTTCGGACCGAAAAACCCACCCCTTCATCAAGGTCAATTGCGCGGCCATCCCGGAAAATCTGCTGGAGGCGGAGCTGTTCGGCTATGAAAAGGGAGCTTTCACGGGAGCCAATGGCACCAAGCCCGGCCGGTTCGAGGATGCCCACCTGGGCACCATTTTTCTGGACGAAATCGGGGAACTCCCCCTGGCCCTGCAGGCCAAACTGCTGCGGGTGCTGCAAGAACGGGAATTCGAACGCATCGGCAGCAACAAAACGCGCAAGGTCGATGTCCGCATCATCAGCGCCACCAACCGCGACCTGGACCAGCAGGTCGCCCGGGGGCTGTTTCGCGAGGACCTCTTTTATCGGCTCAACGTCTTTCCCGTGCGCGTGCCCTCCCTTCGGGAACGCAAGGAGGACGTGGCCCGCCTGATCCACCACTTCCAGGCCGGCCTGGAACGGGAATACGGTCGCGGCCTGAGCCTGACCCCCGAAGCCCTGGAGCTGCTCCTTGATCACGACTGGCCGGGAAATGTCCGCGAGCTGGAAAACCTGATCGAACGCCTGGTTATCCTGACCGATGACAAACCCGTGGGAGCGGACTTCATCCATCCCCTTCTGACCCAGGAACAGCGGGCGACACCGGGCCGGACGGTCACGACCACGCCAGATCCGGCCGAACATTGCCAGCCGCTGCGGGAAACGGAACGCCAGGAAGTGGTCGCGGCCCTGCGCCGCAACGCCTGGATCCAGTACAAGGCCGCCCGCGAACTCAACCTCACGCCGCGCCAGATGGGCTACCGGGTGCGCAAATTCAACCTGGAAGAGCTCATCGCCAAGGGCCGGGTGGAGCGCCGCCTCCAGGATTCCTGACAATCGCTCCCTCCTGCACGGATTTCCTCCTGCACGGCTTTCTCCGTTCCTACCCATGGACAGCCTCGCCAGGGCGGTCTAAATTGATCTATCGCCCCCACCGACACGTCCCGTTCCGGGGTCTTGACGAGGCCCCCCGAAAAGCACAAGGGGTGATACCGGATTTTTGTCCTCCAGGATAAAAAAACGAATTATGTCGAAGGGAGAACAACCATGATAATCACGTCGCGCGCGATGCGCTGGCTTCTGGCCAGCCTGTTTCTGTTCACGTACGCCACGACAGTCCGGGCCGATACATTCACGCTTGATTCCGTCAGAACCCTGGCCAAGGAGCTCGCCGCCCAACCGTTCGACGGCGGCACGGGACAGGTTCCGGAAATCCTGAAAACAATCAGCTATGACGACTGGCGGGATATCCGCTACATTCCGGAAAAAAGTCTCTGGCGGGGTGAAAAACTCCCCTTCGAGCTCCAATTTTTCCACCCCGGTCTGTTCTACGACCGGACCGTGTCCATCAATATTATTGATAAGGACGCGCCGAGCCGGCTGGCCTTCGACACCTCGGCCTTCAACTACGGACGCAACAAATTCGCGACCCAGATCCCCGCCGAAATGGGCTACGCCGGTTTTCGCGTCCACGCCGCCATCAACAAGAAAAGCTATCTCGATGAATTTCTTGTCTTTCTCGGCGCAAGCTATTTCCGGGCCGTGCCCAAGGGACAAAATTACGGACTGTCCGCGCGCGGCCTGGCCATCGACACGGCCGAGCCCTCGGGCGAGGAATTTCCCTTTTTCAAGGAATTCTGGATCATCAAACCCGGCAAGAAAGACAAATCCGTGACCATTTACGCCCTGCTCGATTCCCGCCGCGTCACGGGCGCGTTCAAGTTCGTGGCCACGCCCGGCGCCGAAACCTTCGTCGATGTCGAATCCACCTTGTTCCCGCGCGAACCCGTGGACAAACTGGGGATCGCGCCCCTGACCAGCATGTTCATTTTTGGCGAAAACTCCAATCCGCGTCTGACCGATGATTTCCGACCCGAGGTGCATGACTCCGACGGATTGCTGGCGCACTTCGAAAACGATGAATGGCTGTGGCGGCCATTGCAAAATCCCAAATCCCTGGTCGTCAACACCTTCAACGCGCCCAATATCCGGGGCATGGGGCTCATGCAGCGCGACGAGGAGTATGCCAACTACCAGGACCTGGAAGCCCATTACCAGTCCAGACCCAGCGCCTGGATCGAACCCAGGGGTGACTGGGGGCCCGGCCACCTCCAGCTGGTCCAGATCCCTTCCCCCGAGGAAATTCACGACAACATGGTCAGTTATTGGGTTCCAGAGACCAAGCCCGTGCTGGGCGAGGCCATGAACTTCGACTACCGCATCCGCTGGGCCAGCGCCACCCGTGTCGAATCTCCCGAGGGCAAGGTCATCATGTCCCGCGTCGCCAAGGGAAAAACCGAAACATCGCGCCTGTTCGTGCTTGAATTCAAGGGCGGCAAACTGGAAGACCTGCCCGAGGGCGCGGCCCTGGACGCCAACGTCTGGGTCGGCGACGGCGGCAAGCTTTTGGAAAAACGCGTCTACAAAAACGACATCACCGGGGCCTGGAGACTGGTATTCGAAATTGTCCCCGACTCGTCCTCGCCCCTGGGGCTGGTGCTTCCGGACAAGCGCCCGACCATCGAAATGCGGGCCATCCTCCAACATGGCGTGACCCCCCTGACCGAGACGTGGAGCTATGCCGTCAAACTCTAACCGACGGGAATCCGCCATGCCCAAAAACTCCACGCAGCCCCCGGATTGCCCGCCGCCCCATGTCGAAACGCCGCGCCAAATCCTCGAAGGGCGAATGGAGGCTGCCGGGGTGCGCATTTCGGCCTATTTGCGCCATCTGCCTGTGCACGAAACCCAGCGCCACGAACTGGCCGTGGAGGCTCTGCGCCGCCTGGCCGACAACCCTGGCGAAAACCCGGACCAGGCCGCGGCCAATGGGATGCGCATCTTGCGCGACCTCCTGGCCGGGATCGAAGTCCTTCCCGTGGCCATTCCCGGACCGGAGCTGAAACGCTCCCACATGTGCCCCGAGGAAATGGATCGCCGCCCCTGGGTGCGAATCTGGATGCGTCTGTGGCGGCCACTCTGGCTGGGCGCGGCCAACATCCTGAACACGGCCTACCTGGACATCATCCTCTACGCCGTGCTTCTGGCCGTCCTGTATTTCCTGTTCCAGCCCCTTCGTTCCTAAGACACGCCCACCTCCGGAGCCCTCATGTCCCATCCTGAATTTCAGCGCCAATCCCAGGGGGAAGCGCCCAAAAATCCGATAAAGCGGGAATTCCTGAACGAACCGTGGCGCAAAATCGCCGCCCGTCGCCGCATGGTCCTGTTGATCCTGGTCCTGACCCCGTCCCTGGTCGCGGCCTCGGTCATGGGCTCCCTGTTGCCACACCGGGGCGCCACGGCCCTGGAAGCGGCCATCATTTTTGTCTTCTGCACCCTGTTCATCTGGATATCCCTGGGATTCTGGACCGCCCTGGCCGGATTCTGGACCTTGCTCAAGCGCAACGACCGCTTTGCCGTGAGCCGCTCCCGTGGCGACCGGGACGCCCCCATCCGCCCCCACGTCAAGACCGCCATCCTGTTCCCGATCTGCAACGAAGACCCGGAGCGGATCATGGCCGGCATCCAGGCCGTCTGGAAATCCCTGCAACGCCTGGGCGCGGCCGACCGTTTTGACATCCATATCCTGAGCGACTCCAACGATCCGGACCGGTGGGTCCAGGAAGAAGCCGCCTGGAACCGGCTGTGCACGGTTCTCTCGGCCCACGGCCATATTTTCTACCGCCGCCGGCGCGTCAACCTGAAACGCAAAAGCGGCAACGTGGCCGACTTCTGCCGTCGCCATGGGGCGCACTACACCTACATGATCGTTTTTGACGCCGACTCGGTCATGTCCGGCGAAACGCTGATCCGCATGGTCCGAATCATGGAACGCCGCCGCAACGTCGGCATCCTCCAGACCGCGCCGGCCTGCACGGGCCGCGAGACGCTCATCGCCCGCGCCCAGCAGTTCGCCAACCGCGCCTACGGTCCCATGTACGCGGCCGGCCTGCACCACTGGTTCCTGGGTGACGCCCAATTCTGGGGCCACAACGCCATCATCCGGGTCAAACCCTTCATCAAGCACTGCGCCCTGAGCCGTCTGCCCGGCAAGCCACCCCTGGGCGGGGACATCCTGTCC
This is a stretch of genomic DNA from Deltaproteobacteria bacterium. It encodes these proteins:
- a CDS encoding glucan biosynthesis protein G, encoding MIITSRAMRWLLASLFLFTYATTVRADTFTLDSVRTLAKELAAQPFDGGTGQVPEILKTISYDDWRDIRYIPEKSLWRGEKLPFELQFFHPGLFYDRTVSINIIDKDAPSRLAFDTSAFNYGRNKFATQIPAEMGYAGFRVHAAINKKSYLDEFLVFLGASYFRAVPKGQNYGLSARGLAIDTAEPSGEEFPFFKEFWIIKPGKKDKSVTIYALLDSRRVTGAFKFVATPGAETFVDVESTLFPREPVDKLGIAPLTSMFIFGENSNPRLTDDFRPEVHDSDGLLAHFENDEWLWRPLQNPKSLVVNTFNAPNIRGMGLMQRDEEYANYQDLEAHYQSRPSAWIEPRGDWGPGHLQLVQIPSPEEIHDNMVSYWVPETKPVLGEAMNFDYRIRWASATRVESPEGKVIMSRVAKGKTETSRLFVLEFKGGKLEDLPEGAALDANVWVGDGGKLLEKRVYKNDITGAWRLVFEIVPDSSSPLGLVLPDKRPTIEMRAILQHGVTPLTETWSYAVKL
- the nifA gene encoding nif-specific transcriptional activator NifA is translated as MSTATHSVKLQVLLSISKIIDLALDLESALESILKILSDTMSMRRATVTLFDPRSGRLAISTSHGLSDQEKRRGVYRLDEGVTGAIFRAAKPFLVPDISREPLFLDKTGTRRVSHDRLSFVGVPILHHGSPIGVLSVDRLFSSQAQLDADADFLSVVATLISRFLSLNEKVKDREAALKQENTTLKYQIARENHGPYIVGKSQAMREVEQHVAKVAPTKATVLLLGESGTGKTLIGRIIHELSDRKTHPFIKVNCAAIPENLLEAELFGYEKGAFTGANGTKPGRFEDAHLGTIFLDEIGELPLALQAKLLRVLQEREFERIGSNKTRKVDVRIISATNRDLDQQVARGLFREDLFYRLNVFPVRVPSLRERKEDVARLIHHFQAGLEREYGRGLSLTPEALELLLDHDWPGNVRELENLIERLVILTDDKPVGADFIHPLLTQEQRATPGRTVTTTPDPAEHCQPLRETERQEVVAALRRNAWIQYKAARELNLTPRQMGYRVRKFNLEELIAKGRVERRLQDS